The Spinacia oleracea cultivar Varoflay chromosome 2, BTI_SOV_V1, whole genome shotgun sequence DNA segment agCCGTTGGTGAGCTGGGGTATCTGGTGCAATTACCATAAAAACAtaagggtacctggtgaaaatctatgaaacctcaggggtacctggtgaaataaattacaagggtacctggtgaaaaaaagtttctaacggccacttaacggccacttaacggcaaggttaagtcatgcgagaaaatgaaacctgaggggtacctggtggattactgaaacaacgagggtacctggtgaataaacttaaacctcgggggtatctcATGAAATATCCGAATAATAAATGAAAGAGAGGAAAATGACAGAAAAAGAAGATAGAGAAAAAGTTGTTGTGAATAAAGAGATGAAGAGGagaaattaggagagaacaaCTGTGTGTTTTATTTAGGGATGGCAACGGGTAGGATCTGGACCGAATCCTCTAGAAtccagatccagatccgttttttaggcaaggatccagatcctacccggatccactgggtaatgaaattgaggatccagatccgGATCCTACGGATCcgggtccaaaacggatccAAAACGGATCCTAACTTGTTTTTTCATCAAACGTccctaattttaattttaaccttaaaacatagTTTAATAATTCTTCAATAACAACGCTATTTGTCCATAGTCCATACAAGCATTCACTAAaatcaaatttaacaaatccaacataaataatattaaaagttcaacaaaCTTCAATAATGTTACAATTTTTAATCCTTAACAAATTACAATATTACATCTTCCCTTCTTCACTTGATCTACCAAGAGTACCAACTCCAAGAGTAACAATCTGAAAAACACAACAACAAATTCAGCAAATAACCAATCAAATAACCAGATATATATTACTACCTTAATCAAATAACTAAATATATATTactaaccaatcaaattcagcAAATAACCAATCAAAATCTTCATACGTGTTTGATAACACCGATTTCATTCAAATCATGTTTGGAATTCAGATTTAAATTGCGAAGCTTTCAATTCCGAAAATTGAAATGAACTTCTTGTTTACAAACACACCATTATGTGTTTCATGTCTTCAATGAGGGACGAAGTGGGAACAACTCCAATTAAACGTCCCCAAATTAACCCAAAATTCAATGTCTTTTCACATTTTAAACCCAACATTTTGCTGAAAAAACGAGCAAAATAACGACAAAAAACGAGTAAATAACTGAGCAAAAAAATCCCAAGAAATAAACAAGCAAATAACCAGATTATTTAGGCCTAAATCGAGAAAAAAACGAGCAAAAGAACGACCAAATAACTGATAAAAAACGAGCAAAAAATCCCAAgaaataaacaagaaaataaCCAGATTATTTAGGCCTAAATTGAGCAAAATAACGAACAAAACAACGAGCAAAAAACTGAGAAAAAACGAGCAAAAACATTAAGTATTTGAGTACCTGACTCGTCGATGGCCGGTGTAGGGTTGTCGCTGCTCGTCTGCTTGGTTCGCTGGCCGTCGGCTGGTGGTCGGCTGCTTGGTTCGATGGCCGTCGGCTGGTGGTCGGCGGCAGAGAGAAGAGCAAGATCTGCAGCGAGACTGCGAGAGAGAGGGAACGAAGGAGAGGGAAACGGCCTAACGGGCCTGCTTTGAGGAAAGAAGAAATTTAGGGTTTAACTcttagttttatattttatattttaatttttttaaaataaaaacggGTAAACGGATCCGGATCCGGGTAATTACTTAGGAtccgatccagatccgtttttaaaaccaaggatccagatcctacccggatccgtcGGGTCCAAAAAATGAGGATCCATATCCGCtgaaaacggatctggatccacggatccgggtcgggtccattacccattgacatccctagttttattccatgaacaatagggtatatatacatacaatagaATAGGGTTTGCTTGGAGAAtaataaaccctagatctagaatattccagaaagatactaggggtataatggacatccacataatatttcataaCATTCCCCCATGGATGTCCATTGTTGAAGATTATGCCTCGTTAAAACCTTACTAGGAAAACCCTGTGGGATAAAAACTTAGTGAAGGAAAAAGAGTACATCGTTCTTCATAATACGCTTGAGAtgttgcctcattaaaaaccttaataggaaaacccagtgggacaaaaccttggttaagggaaaaagagtgcaacgcgtatttcTCTCCCTGATGAATACATCAATTGAGATTTTCTTGTGCGATCTATCCAATATTGTTGAATGGCTTCTCAAATGTAGCAGCATGAAGTTCCTTGAAAATTGATTCTCCAAAACTTAACTTGAATCTTCAATTCTCCGCTTGAATAGATGAGGTGAATATTTCTATCTCCAATGTTTTGAAATAATACATGTAAGATCATGTGCTTTTCTCTATCTCATTCGATacatttgttttcaattttcccgatgaataatataataattcttTAGCTTCACCTGAGATAAATACATTTTCTTGTACATGATATTACAAAACTTATCTATACACATTGGACATATATACCTTCTTCCGGAGGTAATAAATGGTAGTTTTCGGTCAATATTGATCAAACTTTCTTTGGTCATACTTTCATGGcaatacatgataaataacAATACCATCGTCCAACTGAGGTATAATATAGCTAATAATGTTATTTATGGTTCTTCGGGACCATAACATAATATCCATTGGAAGAACATTACATACCTTTATCTTATATTTTAAGATGATtcatatttgtacaagaattctttCATGAATAAATTAATATCTATATTTCAAAACTctcaagtactcaaactacAGGTTGAGACGACATTCCAAAAACACTCTTTTAGAGTTTTGATAATATCTCATCAATGTCGTGACATTCATATGCAAAACTTAAGGATTTGATGTTTATGAACATCGTGAATAAGTTCTTCGGGAACTTTTCTTATTTGCATAATTCATAACATActattaaatcaatattatatttCTTTTGCAACTACTAGCCCAATGAAGCAGAAATCTCATCTTATAAATTTCCATAAAGTTGCAAATCCGTCTTACCATTATTTGGATTCATATTTCATATACGACATCATAATAGTTTTGAACAtgttatatgaaattataactaGATAATTCTATATCATACcatgataaaacataaaacaaactaaatgtatgatgaatgatgcatttacttattaactacatatgtatatgaatgtaggactcaaatgcaaaacactgcatagtgtggatatttcaaatccataacttgttggaTTTCAGGcccatgagctcatttgatcattatagttaTGTCTACATCGAAACAGACATAGATTTACAATCCCCTATTCAAAatccattatttctcgcatatgcattatatttcggttccatcatctaccggtatcatcaaagttcttaaacatatattttgcatgctattcatcaatgatatctgaatatttattcaataggtaccattcatttttcctcacgggccatctattattattcagatatctataccacttcaagagtatttcatacactatataattaatagtgttatctttattttcaaaaatatcatcaactgcattatcttgccaTCCTTTTCATATAATCAATATGTTGGAACcgtatatataatctacacttcaggtgtagagatttaaataaatattagcaagatatatatttctcaacacttactatatgtaacatcgagcactatgactaTCATACACCTTTATGCCTTTGAACATGTAACAATTTAACACAATCAAGTCACAtatatttatgtccaaacatacttcgaggacataaagctggcatgtacacttactcatatggggatcaatttattatctttcaattttgccaacttattcttactcgtctccccctaagttgggaaaatattttcaatatgttatggggcataaaaaatttcaccaactaaataatacacttttcaacGTGTACTTTGataatacggatttttcatgaaatgaccccgaggtttgccttaatgcaccaaatacccctaatctttccagaatgcaccaaataccctcgaggtttaaaacaataacacCAAATGCCCATAATGAGCATTTTTCGTCTAttccgttaagtctccgttagcgTGAATTTACCTTTTTGCCCTTACTCAACCATTTTTTCtactaatcctaatattaatacttaattatattaattaaacccaaaaaattaattaactactattattttaaaaataaaaaccaaaaCTTTTAGTTTGAGCATTAATTAACTACTCTTCTTCTTTCACTTCACAGTTCACGccatcaacatcaacatcatcatcttccttttcttcttcttccaccACCATTATCTCTACAATCTATTGCAAACCCAAATTATTGCAAACCCAAATTATCGCAAGAAAACCTAGATTGTTGCGAATcccaaacaaattaaattacCAGATAATTGAAAATCCAGATTATTTCGAACCCAAATTAGTTCTCCTTCGCATGAGTCGTTGTCCTACCACCCATATCACCACCGTGCCCCACCACCATGGTCCATCTCCGTTCGCCTCTTCTCTTTCTCCACCCCCAAAGACATCATCGTTAAACGTTAAAACCGCCGATGTGGGAATCAGCTCCACAATTGATGCATTTGCTGCCATCTGAATTTGAACATACACACACGAAAACCCAGAAATATAAAATTAGAAGAAATCGCAATACAACAAATCGCAAAAATTTAGGAAGAAAAGGATGTGTTGGCTGAGAAGGGTTTGGATCGGAAGAAATTGAATTCAAAGATTGATAATTAGATTTGAGGTGGGTCTACGGCTGATGAGGTTGATAATTGGAGCTTCGGGAAAACCACAAATGCCGCCCAGCATCCGAAAATCCCTTTACATGAAGTTTGTTCTTCGGTTCCCCTCTCTTCATTCACCTGAAGTTGCCTTCTCTTCGCTGAAGTAAGGTCAATCAAATCGGAAATACCAATTAGGTATTAATCCCCTTTCCAAAATCTCCAACAATTTGGGGTGGGGTGATTCGCAGATAATGGGGATGGTGtagaagaggagagagacttCCATGGGAAGAGGaaagaataaagaaaaagaaaggaagataagagaagaaagaaaagggaaatagaaaagaaaagggaaaaaaatagaGTTAAAGTTAACAGAAAAGTTAACATACTagacggaaaatgctcattaagggcatttgatgatattgttttaaacctcgggggtatttggtgcattctggaaatattaggggtatttggtgcattaaggcaaacctcggggtcatttcatgaaaaatccgtaatatTTTTCTTCAGGATTTCGGTATTTGTTCATCCACCAAAAGACAATATATGAACTATATTTCTCAAAATTATCGTGTCTGCAGGAACACACTAGTTTCATTAAAGATATGTAGGGTATCTTGACAACAAGATTTAGAAACTATTATAGTTTTTCGGgtcatattttcttgtacttcTCCAAAAGGTCTGCAGGCCTTTAATCGTCAAATGTCCAGACTTAAGTCGTGAACCTATTTTGACTTTTAAACAAAAGTTAAGGGTATATTTGCATTTAGACCTATAAATAGTTTTCTTCAAGGAAGAGCAAAACCACATATTTAAGTTTTTCAATATCATATAGTAAAATACATTGGTCATATACTAACTTTTGTAGAGGCCAACCCCGCCCTACATGTGAGTAAATTGGTGGTTGTAGGGACCAGTCCCGACCTACTAGAGTTCTCTATTCATGTCTTAGTTAATATATATGTGGACTTGTGTGATActttaataaattattttttgaattgCGTGTATTGTTATCTTGTTTATGTGATAAGTTAAATAATGAAAACTATTAAATTAGTCttttttttgtatatttattttacttGCTCAAAAAcgttttcaaaataaaattatttattttgcgGGATGTAATTGTAATTAGTCAGTTATCTGATATTTGGGAGCTCATCTCGCTTTTCTCTTTTCAGTTCATTTTGCAGGTTAGTAATGGGACTTGGCTACGAGTCAGGATGCGCAATCAGAATAAACCACTTAGTCAAGAGACGGTTTACAGTTTAatttagtttattttattttagagttCATTGTGGGATTTGGTATGTAATGGTTGACTTTAAATTAGACCActtaaaatatttttgttttaattttttagtttCTTAAGTAATACTCCCAAGGTTTGAACGGTCTTTTCAAGGAAAACGTGgatttttattatattaaaagattgaaattttggaattttacAAATTGGTATTTAGAGCTTAGGTTTCGGTTCTTTTAAAGCTAGGATCTTCATATCGtagttttgttttttaaattaggattaaaagaaaaataaagagctACTACGTAGGATTTATAAAATGGTTTTTTCAAGAAAAACCCCTGAGATTTGActttattcaccaaataccctcgtagTTTCAGGTATCATATACCCCTGAGTTTCATTTTCTTGCATGACATGACCTTGTTGTTAAGTGACCGTTGGAAATTTCCATTTTTTCACCATATGTCCCTCTGCCCTCTGGTACCTAAAACTTTCGACATATGCCCATGTTAAGCAACGACTAGTTTTAGCCGTTGGCCAATATTCCAAGCATCCTCTCCTCTATATAAAGAAGCGACAACATTGCTTCCCACACATTACACCCTTCTTACAAATGAGCTCATATTCTCAATCTTCCTCTTCCATGTATAAATTCTCATACATCATAGTTCCAACAAAACATGCAACAAATTAAATGTGGAAATATTTTTGCAATAAggagttccaaaacaaaaaaaaacacaaagactatattacaagtatgacttatgtgacaaCTTCAGGTGGTGCAAGTGAAGCATTGAGTAACCACATCCAAGCAGAAATGCCAGAAGCAACATAGATGATGAAGAAATACCAAAAAAATAGAAGGTTGAACGaggaaattcaccaaatgaaaAAGAAACTTAAGCAACATAAGCAATTAATGCATGGAAGTATCAAAATTGGCATTATAGCATTTTTTATTCTAGTGTTTGTAATGAGAAAGTGAATGATGTAATAAACAGAAAATATGCATCAATAATATGACATTTCTGTTTCTTAAGTTTCTTCTTCAAAACTAGTAACTTATAATGAAGGTTATGgttagagagagagaaaattggaGAAACATTCATTGGGGTAATCTACCAGAACCTACATGATTGTAAGAATTAAAATGACAACTACCTTTTAGCATTCTTTTGAGAACGATCTTCTTCCGTCTACCCTTCGCCTAGAGGCTAAGTTCAGAGACCTCGCCAGAGAGTGATGTATAAATATTGTAGAAATAAAATATTACCATATATAAAGAACGTAGGAAGAacgataataaaaaaaaaaaaaggttgaaaGAGGTaaaaatttaacttataaaacttCTTTGAGGGAGGTTTTCCCTTTATCATCTCTCCACTATCAAAATGTCTAACCTGCTAACCCGGACGAGTTGACCCGCTATCATAGGAATGGGCATTGATATTTCCTTATACATTTACATACTTCGTATAACTTATACTGATTCGTTTCTCGTTAGTGTAAACAGTTTCCTGTTGGTTTTCATCCTCAGCTTGTTTCCATGGGAGATTAATGCTTGCTTGTGTAAGATTTCTGAATCGGTTATTTTGGGCATAAACGATAACGACATTGTCAACCAAgtttatactccgtaatttaCTTACAAAATATTAGAAAAAACCTCATTACAGACCTTCAAAGTAAATTCTCTCAATGTTAGTCATAAATTAAAAATCAAGCCCAGAAGATAGATGGTAAATTGAAATCCAACGCCGGCAGATCTTTCACAATttaaaattttagtcataaatttAAAAATCAAGCCCAAAAGATAGATGGTAAagttcatttttcttttcttttttccacTTAACTATTTCATATCCGGGTTTAAAATATCGTTGATTATTGCTCAAGAGGCATCCACTCCACTTCTAATTCTAGCTCTCCACATTCAACATTCTGGAGCTTCAATTGCATCCCTTGTCTAACTTTTCCATCAATAATGTTGATGATGCTGTCTTCTACAAGAGCATTATCATGTGACTTCAACCATTTTCCAATTTGCATATTGCCAAACATTCCTGGGTCTCCATAAGCCATCGCCGAGGTTATCAATGGCTGGATATCAATCTCAGCTTCACCCATAATGTCATCGGCTGAGAATGTGTCGTGATCAAACACTTTCTGCAGAGGCGGAACAAGACACGACAATACGAACCACTAAATGCATCAGAGTTATCGCAGTAGTGAGCCAATCATACCATGTCAGGTGCAATATCAATAACATCAATAAAAAGTTATATATTGTTGCTCAACTAATTTTGTACGATTATTCGTATTGTATTCTTTAAGACGGGTTTATTTGGAAGgaaataatttcaaatccaaaAGTACACTATTGTTAACTTTTCCTCaccttattttgatttattccaAGAAAATAGTTCAAATGAAGGCCAATAGGAGTTCACTATAAGTTCAAATCACTACTGCAATAAATTCTAAAAGTtcaaataagggaaaataagttcagatgaaTGAATGAATATCAAATCAGGACTAAAGAGACCACACATTTAGCAGTTGACATCGTATGTGTAGTGACCCTCTTTGATAAGTTTGACCACTACATGATGAGATGGTGTTGTAATAGTTTGGCATTCaaacgaatctattttgataaAAAGTTGATTGTCACTACATGATGAGATGGTGTTGTACTAGTTTGGCATTCAAAAGAATCTATTTTGATACAAAGTTGATTGTTCTTGACGAGCTGTCACCTTAGTGTTTGATGTCACGGGCTTCCATTTGTTTGCATCTAAGCAAGAGTTCCTCACTTCTGTCACTTGTTTGAAGAATAGCTTAGTAATGTTGCTTAGAAACTTCAATtgctttttatttatatatttagtaataggaaaatttgtaaagtTTACCTATTATAAcctactttctgaaaataaCTAACTATATGTATGATTTTTATTTAACTACCTATGTGTTTATTTGGGTTGCACTACCAAAACAACATTTCCGTCAAAGTTTCCTTCATCCAACGCCTCCCAGCAATTCTCTTCACTTTAAAATTATTATAGAGGCCATTACTCATTAGTACTTTGTTCAAGTAACTAACTCTATTCCTCTGGCTTTTAACCCATTAACTACATTCCTCTGTCAAACAAGATCACTGCTATTTGAATCTTCTAGCTTTTGCATCCTATTTTCCGttgttctctctctctctttccatTAAAAATGACTATGCTATGGTCTGTCATCACCTACATTTATCATTGCAGACAAGAAAAAGATGGATTTGTAAAGCTCCCAGTTGCAACATTATAAGCTAGTCTCATATGCACGCAAATAGAAGCAAATTTTGTGTTATAACTTTAAATAATATGTTAAATAAAGTATATACACGTGATACGAGCGAATATAAGAAGCATATTTGTGTTACTACAATTTACCCTGAAATTATATgcaaaaaaagaaattattcaAAACTTCTCTAAAGAAAAATAGACGTATCTATATTTAGCAAACATCGAAAGTTCGAAACAATACAAAAATGTAATAACAAAATAAAGCATAATATTTTCTCATGTACACGCGATGTGTGCGCATATAAGGGGTTTTGAATTTATGTGACATTTGCTTAACCTGTTTTATTTTCCTCAATAAACTTGATCAACCATTGTTTGCGTGTCGTCCTCTTTCCCAAATTATTAACATTAACAAGCATATGTTATGTATGGAGTATCGGAGTTCTCTCAAAAGACATACGGAGGAGAGAATTACGGAGTAATTGTTTGATTTTTATTCTCTTTTATTACTTCCTGTTTATTCCTTTCGTGTTATTTGACTAATCTCCCCAAAtgagtttttatttatttatttaatacaaTTTTGATTTATTTAAATGTCATTGAGGGTATTGTAGTTTATTCTACAGGGGGACACCAAATCATTTACGTTAATGACTACAGGAGAGCCCTTATACAATCTAGATCTTACAGGCAACCCTAAACTGAAAACCCTAATGTTTAATTATCATATTTTACCCCAAAATTGAAATCCTAATTTCTAAATTGAAGAGTAAGTGCAAAAACCAAGGATGATTACTTTTAAGTTTGGCGTATACCCAAAACATTTAAAAGCCCAAATTAGTTAAAACTGGAATTTTAGTtcaaatgtttatttttttgaatgaaTTTGTTTGGcagaaacttttgtgtaagaccgcctaaCGGGATTTAGAAAATCAACGAGGAAAAGGGAAAAGATAAAGGAAGGGAAGGGGTTGCGGGCTAATATCGTGTTTAGGCAGGGTTACAAAACAGACATATCAtattatgtactccctccgtcccggaatacttgaaacggtttgactttttgcactattcacataattcactttgaccctattttatttcaagtatatgaaaacaaatgttagtatataatatattgttggcttcatcttaatatatattttcaaaatattaatattttataagtttttataatatgtagttaaagaaattgatggtcaaagttgtgcattggcaagcgtgtccagtcgaagcgttgcgagtattccgggacggagggagtagttatttACAAAAATGCACAAATTAAGTAGTTATATCAAAGAGTATGTCATAATAGGTAGCTGTTGACAAATTGGCTTTAGTAAATAAGCCAATGGTTTTTCCTAGCTCATGATGTTTGCATTATAACATACAGCTAAATTGTAAATTGGGCTTAGTATTGTGCTTACTGTGTAGTCCATTTCATATGTGTTTTGCTTAATAGGACTGACTATTTTACTTAGATTCTGTTCCAAGTTGTTAAcaatttgtttatatatttccTAATTTAAGCAGGAAAGTATTCATTAGCTTCTTGTTTTCCTTCCTTGGTAAGATTGAAGTAGTGTGGCTTGGAGATCAAGGTAGATTGTCTCCTTGCTCTTTTAGAGTTTCAGGAGTTAATATCTGGTTGTATGGTGCAATAATGGTGCATATCAAACTCTAAGAAGTATTGGGCATACGCCCCAAGCATGAAAAATACACCCTCCTAACGAACGAGTTAGCAAGAGAGTTTTGACTTTAAAGTGATGTTTTGGATTGTCTGTGAGTTTATCAAACTTACTTCCATTGATCCGAAATCAAGAGTGGTTTTAGGATTAGAGTTTCGAAGAGGGATCTAGGTTCTAAGAAAATTTGAACCATAAGTTTAGAAGTGAAGGTGTACGGAAACATTGTTTTCTTTTGATACAAAACTTCAAAAACTATCTAATATCTAAACTTTGTTACAAGATTCATGTATTTCTATAAACTTTACTAAAGTAGGGGTTGAAATCCACACCAAATACCATGGCAAAACTCTAATCTCTTACCtaatctgaaattatttgaacttatctaaacacAACAGGACCTTAGCAGAATTTCCCCCACAAAATTTCCTCCATGAGACCATAATCAAAATCTTGGTATACACACTCAACAAACCGGCTTCAAATTTCTCCATCTTCTCTATCACTCTCTCTTGCTCATTCCCTCTAATGCATCAATTTTTTCCATCATCTCTGTATTTTACATTTACATACTATGTGCAACGTCCAAGGTTGAAATTCCGAAAcgattttagattatttttcCAGTTCAATATATAGGCATTTGGTGGCAGGTCCAGAAAACCTCTTTTGCATAAGTGGAAATATTTATGTAGTTCACAAACTAAGTAGaattaaaaaacataaaaaaaattatctcaCATGTGGACCTTAGGGATTAAACCCCAGCGAGAAGCCGAGAACGATTTGTTctatttagaattttttttggaaaaattacCCTGTTCAAAAATAATTGAAGATAATTTGTTGATGAAAATCAACATAAAAAATGTTGATCATACGATCATGCCAGCGAGTAGGTAAAAGCAGCGGTAATAGCCAGGAAAAACAGGAGAAGCAAATTGCACAAAGAGCACCTGATGGagttattaaaaagaaaaagatagtCTTACCAATTTTACAGATCCGTATCGTTGTGGTACAGAAAGCAAGAGTTCTTCATTCCAAATCGGATTTAGGTTGCTCTTTACAACAGATGTTTGAATAGTCTGGAATAGTAAATTAAGAATATAAACAATGTGGAAAAAAGATAGTTTATAAAGCATAAGTTTATAAATACTATGATAAAACCCATGCTTAACAAAAACCAAATAGATCAACCTAATGTACAAGGCACCCAGCAAGTGTGAATTGCAGGTGGGGAGGCGGGGAGTCAGAATGCATATGGCCTCAACCCTGAAATTTCAATTGAAATAGGTTCTCTCTTATGCTCCTCGGTAGGACAATTTATCAAGTCAATTATAGCTCAAAGCGAAAAATTTCTAACTCCCAACTCGTTCAGCTTTGGAAAGAAGGGTCACGATACTCTCAGAGACTATTGCATATAATTTGTTTTTGTCTTCATAGACAATAAAAGAGGGAGAAATTCAACATCATAGTTAGTTACAacttcatcattatcatcatcattatcattaccctattgcctcaaagaggctcccgcaagaagtgGGGTAAGGGGGGatcgggtgtacgcaaccttacccctgcaattgcagagaggttgtttccaattgacccaaaagcgataaccggacgacaacgggacaaccatcttctacttcatggaaaggaagcgaagaggtttaagagccattttgatttagtccattacatcccacaaccaaaagaacaaatgaatctttggctccaacAGAAATGGACATGTAATAGAGACAACTATATGTAATATACCCCTTCCGTCCTCATTAAACTTCTCATACCTCACAAAATGTCTATCCCCATTAAACTGCCAAATTGTCAATTTGGGTGGGTCCACAAAATAAAATATGTTTTCAATCCTTTTATCAGGGTTCCCAATTTCTCTAGCATCCCCTAAGAAATATTAACTTTATCTACTAACTTAAATTTTATTCACCTTTAATCAACAAAACCCCACTACAATAGCTCCTCTGCTAAGAACGTGTGCGGAGGTGAAACGGGCAGTTCAATGGGGGACAACCGGACAAAGGTAGCTGTCATTTGCATGCATATGAAACTAACGGGGATAACCAGACAGCATGTGACTGATAACTGCAATATCTAATGAGGTTCATACCAGCACCATGCAATATGTGTCGAAACATTCAGTTTCAGTAACTCACCTGCTGCCCAAGATTAAGGACAACATAAGGATCACTAGATAACATATCTCTGACA contains these protein-coding regions:
- the LOC110798276 gene encoding ADP-ribosylation factor GTPase-activating protein AGD12 isoform X3; translated protein: MGVLSVTLDEWSDEDIDAMIEVGGNAAANAIYEAFIPDGFSKPGPDASHDDRMRFIRSKYELQEFLKPSLRILSMQPVKSSLQPSFSKKLMSSFRSSQSSKRSENSEGMVEFIGVLKVKVAKGTNLAVRDMLSSDPYVVLNLGQQTIQTSVVKSNLNPIWNEELLLSVPQRYGSVKLWFVLSCLVPPLQKVFDHDTFSADDIMGEAEIDIQPLITSAMAYGDPGMFGNMQIGKWLKSHDNALVEDSIINIIDGKVRQGMQLKLQNVECGELELEVEWMPLEQ